Proteins encoded in a region of the Malaciobacter mytili LMG 24559 genome:
- a CDS encoding nitronate monooxygenase, translated as MRIGKYEIKHPIIQGGMGVGISWDKLAGSVSKEGALGVISGVGTGYYKSEDFNIRTKKDKPVDVMNFYSKEALTAIINNARKICGDAPLACNILYACNDYGRIVKDACEAGINIIITGAGLPTNMPEFTKDFPDVALVPIVSSARALKLICKKWQRYNKLPDAIIVEGPKSGGHQGFTYEQCFQEEYQLENIIAPVIEEAKKWGEDIPIIAAGGIWDKNDIDKFLAMGCAGVQMATRFIGTFECDADMNMKKVLLEAKEEDIKLMKSPVGLPARAVMTKLQTSIEDKTAPKVTCISNCVAPCNRGTEAKIVGYCIADRLGAAYQGDIDTGLFFTGSNGYKIDKIISVHELIEKLTKGE; from the coding sequence TTGAGAATAGGAAAATATGAAATAAAGCATCCAATAATCCAAGGAGGAATGGGTGTTGGAATAAGTTGGGATAAACTAGCTGGAAGTGTTAGTAAAGAGGGAGCCTTAGGAGTTATTTCAGGAGTTGGAACAGGTTATTATAAAAGTGAAGATTTTAATATTAGAACTAAAAAAGATAAACCTGTTGATGTAATGAATTTTTACTCAAAAGAAGCATTAACTGCTATTATTAATAATGCAAGAAAAATTTGTGGAGATGCCCCACTAGCTTGTAATATTTTATATGCTTGCAATGATTATGGAAGAATTGTAAAAGATGCCTGTGAAGCAGGAATTAATATAATTATTACTGGGGCTGGACTTCCTACAAATATGCCTGAATTTACAAAAGATTTTCCTGATGTTGCACTTGTACCAATTGTTTCTAGTGCAAGAGCTTTAAAACTAATTTGTAAAAAATGGCAAAGATATAATAAGTTACCTGATGCTATTATTGTAGAAGGTCCTAAATCAGGAGGTCATCAAGGCTTTACTTATGAACAATGTTTCCAAGAAGAGTATCAATTAGAAAATATTATTGCTCCTGTAATTGAAGAAGCAAAAAAATGGGGAGAAGATATTCCTATTATTGCTGCTGGAGGAATTTGGGATAAAAATGATATTGATAAATTTTTAGCAATGGGATGTGCTGGAGTTCAAATGGCTACAAGATTTATTGGAACTTTTGAATGTGATGCTGATATGAACATGAAAAAAGTTTTACTTGAAGCTAAAGAAGAAGATATAAAACTTATGAAATCACCAGTTGGTCTTCCTGCACGAGCAGTTATGACAAAACTTCAAACTTCAATAGAAGATAAAACTGCACCAAAAGTTACTTGTATTTCAAATTGCGTTGCTCCTTGTAATAGAGGAACAGAAGCTAAAATTGTAGGATATTGTATTGCAGATAGATTAGGTGCAGCATATCAAGGAGATATTGACACAGGACTGTTTTTTACAGGATCAAATGGTTATAAAATTGATAAAATCATTTCTGTACATGAGTTAATAGAAAAACTTACTAAGGGAGAATAG
- the tyrS gene encoding tyrosine--tRNA ligase → MEEKIKNALAEIQRGCAEIIDIEAIEKLIKNFFEKGENFYVKAGFDPTAPDLHLGHTVLIQKMATFQKYGAIVQFLIGDFTATIGDPTGKSETRKVLSSEQVLKNAETYKEQVFKILDPEKTKVMFNSQWLSQLGTGGLIALASNLTVARMLERDDFSKRYASNTPIAVSEFIYPLLQGYDSVAMNTDIEMGGTDQKFNLLMGRTLQKAYNCKKQQAVLMMPLLEGLDGVQKMSKSLGNYIGVTDEPNDMFGKTLSISDELMWRYYELLSSKSLQEIQELKTGVENGTLHPKKVKEELAMEIVDRYHGLGMGIKAKEEFEKVFAKKDIPSEMPEFEMENGIWLCQALVDAKLVASTSQARRDIVAGAVKINQEKVTDDKLNLKSGEFILQKGKKNFARIIIK, encoded by the coding sequence ATGGAAGAAAAAATTAAAAACGCATTGGCTGAAATACAAAGAGGATGCGCTGAAATTATTGATATAGAAGCAATTGAAAAACTTATTAAAAATTTCTTTGAAAAAGGTGAAAACTTCTATGTTAAAGCTGGGTTTGACCCAACAGCACCTGATTTGCATTTAGGACATACTGTACTTATTCAGAAAATGGCAACTTTTCAAAAATATGGTGCTATTGTACAGTTTTTAATTGGAGATTTTACAGCAACAATAGGTGATCCTACAGGGAAAAGTGAAACAAGAAAAGTTTTAAGTAGTGAACAAGTTTTAAAAAATGCAGAAACATATAAAGAACAAGTATTTAAAATCTTAGACCCAGAAAAAACAAAAGTAATGTTTAATAGCCAATGGTTAAGCCAACTTGGAACTGGGGGGCTTATTGCTCTTGCATCAAACTTAACTGTTGCAAGAATGCTTGAAAGAGATGATTTTTCAAAAAGATATGCTTCAAATACTCCAATAGCAGTAAGTGAATTTATCTATCCATTACTTCAAGGGTATGATTCAGTAGCTATGAATACTGATATAGAAATGGGTGGAACTGATCAAAAATTCAACCTATTAATGGGAAGAACATTACAAAAAGCTTATAATTGTAAAAAACAACAAGCAGTATTAATGATGCCTTTATTAGAAGGTTTAGATGGTGTACAAAAAATGTCTAAATCATTAGGAAACTATATTGGTGTAACAGATGAACCAAATGATATGTTTGGTAAAACACTTTCAATTTCTGATGAATTAATGTGGAGATATTATGAATTATTATCTTCAAAATCACTACAAGAAATTCAAGAGTTAAAAACTGGTGTTGAAAATGGTACTTTACATCCTAAAAAGGTAAAAGAAGAATTAGCTATGGAAATAGTTGATAGATACCATGGTCTTGGAATGGGAATAAAAGCAAAAGAAGAGTTTGAAAAAGTTTTTGCTAAAAAAGATATACCATCAGAGATGCCTGAATTTGAAATGGAAAATGGAATTTGGCTATGTCAAGCTTTGGTTGATGCAAAACTAGTTGCTTCTACTTCACAAGCAAGAAGAGATATAGTTGCTGGTGCAGTTAAAATCAATCAAGAAAAAGTAACTGATGATAAACTTAATTTAAAATCTGGAGAATTTATTTTACAAAAAGGTAAAAAGAATTTTGCAAGAATAATAATAAAATAA